The following are encoded together in the Actinoplanes sp. N902-109 genome:
- a CDS encoding ABC transporter ATP-binding protein encodes MSPLLEAVGLHKAYGPTVALAGADLIVHAGEILSVMGPSGSGKSTLLHCAAGLTAPDAGAVLYEGRDLSRASDAERSALRRRAFGFVFQFGQLVPELSALENVALPLRLDGVSRRRAEARALACLDRLQVADKRAGLPGELSGGQQQRVAVARALVTEPRVVFADEPTGALDSVAGERVMTLLTGAARESGTAVVLVTHDVRVAAYADRGITVRDGRSLSRAGAR; translated from the coding sequence GTGAGCCCGCTGCTGGAGGCGGTCGGCCTGCACAAGGCGTACGGCCCGACCGTCGCGCTGGCCGGTGCCGACCTGATCGTGCACGCCGGCGAGATCCTGTCGGTCATGGGACCGTCCGGGTCCGGCAAGTCCACGCTGCTGCACTGCGCGGCCGGGCTGACCGCCCCGGACGCCGGAGCCGTGCTGTACGAGGGCCGCGACCTGTCGCGCGCCTCCGATGCCGAGCGCAGTGCGCTGCGGCGTCGCGCCTTCGGCTTCGTGTTCCAGTTCGGACAGCTGGTGCCCGAGCTCAGCGCACTGGAGAACGTGGCGCTGCCGCTGCGGCTCGACGGCGTGTCCCGGCGCCGGGCGGAGGCGCGCGCCCTGGCCTGCCTGGACCGCTTGCAGGTGGCCGACAAGCGGGCCGGCCTGCCCGGTGAGCTGTCCGGCGGCCAGCAGCAGCGGGTGGCGGTGGCCCGGGCCCTGGTCACCGAGCCGCGGGTGGTGTTCGCCGACGAGCCGACCGGTGCCCTGGACTCGGTGGCCGGGGAACGGGTGATGACGCTGCTGACCGGGGCGGCGCGCGAGTCCGGCACGGCGGTCGTGCTGGTCACCCATGACGTACGGGTGGCCGCGTACGCCGACCGGGGCATCACCGTGCGCGACGGGCGCAGCCTGTCCCGGGCCGGCGCCCGATGA
- a CDS encoding PadR family transcriptional regulator encodes MTIATAFLALLEAEPRHGYDLKRAYDQHFGPERPLHYGQVYTTLAKLLKNGLVEVDAPEAGGGPDRKRYTITAAGVTDVQRWLDEPERPERYLQSTLYAKVVGALLTGRSATAVLDLQREEHLTAMRELTRRKIGGDLADRLICDHALFHLEADLRWLEHTATQLDELGEWVLR; translated from the coding sequence ATGACGATCGCCACGGCGTTTCTCGCGCTGCTCGAGGCCGAGCCCCGGCACGGGTACGACCTCAAGCGCGCTTACGACCAGCACTTCGGCCCGGAGCGCCCGCTGCACTACGGGCAGGTCTACACCACGCTGGCCAAGCTGCTGAAGAACGGTCTCGTCGAGGTCGATGCGCCGGAGGCGGGTGGCGGCCCGGACCGCAAGCGCTACACCATCACCGCGGCCGGGGTGACCGATGTGCAGCGCTGGCTCGACGAGCCGGAACGCCCCGAGCGTTACCTGCAGAGCACGCTGTACGCCAAGGTGGTGGGCGCGCTGCTGACCGGCCGGTCCGCCACCGCGGTGCTCGACCTGCAGCGCGAGGAACACCTGACCGCGATGCGCGAGCTCACCCGGCGCAAGATCGGCGGTGACCTGGCCGACCGGCTGATCTGCGACCACGCGCTGTTCCACCTGGAGGCGGACCTGCGCTGGCTGGAGCACACCGCCACGCAGCTGGACGAGCTCGGCGAGTGGGTGCTGCGGTGA